The stretch of DNA CGGTGATATCTCGGATGAATTTTTATTTTTTAGCACCAAAAAACTACCTCCATCGATTTTTGTCGCTGCAATAAAGCGATCAGGGCATCCTAAGCCAGGTGCCCTGATCGCTTTACTCGATTCTATCCAAGCCTTTTAATGCACCTCTAAAAACTCTGTTTCTCGGAGAGGTCGTTCCGACGGAGCCCATTTGAGCCCGTATACTCGACATGCCGTCGTGTAGTCGAATGGGGCGACAGGACGTCGCCCCAAGCCGAGGGGGCACAGGACGTGCCCTCCGAGGCGGTTCGTACGAAACAGGCAGGTCGAGTATACGATTTGGCCAGGGCGTAGGCGGAACGACCTCTCCGAGGGGACTCGAAAGTGAGTTTTAGAGGTTTCTTTTAGACACTATGTCGATAACCACTCTGTCGACGTCCTTCATCCCTCTGACGTTAAGGGCCACAGCGTTATCCACGGTCTTCGATATGTCCGATGGGTCTACCACTCCTTGGGTTCCCTTTAGGTATTTGCCCTCAAGGGCCACCATCGCGGCGCAGTAGGCTTCGGCGGCTCCGGTAGAGACCTTCAGGGCACAGGTTTCCTTAGCCCCGTCGCACACCATCCCGACCAGGTTGCCCAGGACTACCTCCATAGCCTTGGTGGATTGATCCACAGAACCTCCTAGCAGGTGAACTATGCCAGCTGCTGCCCCCGCTCCTGCTGCGACCGCACAGCCGCACACCGGACTGAGACGTCCCATCCTGCTTTTTGTGAAGCTGGTGCTTAAGTGGCTGAAGGCTATGGCCTCGGCTATCTCTCTGCGATTTTTGCCGTGAAACTTGCCCGCCACGTATACCGGGAGAATTGCGGTAAGTCCGTGATTGCCGCTTCCGGCGCTGCTCATCACCGGAAGAGAGGCACCGTCCATTCTTGCGTCCGATGCCGCTGCGGCTATGGCCCTTATCTGGGAGGCCAGATCTCGGTCGTACAGCTCTCCCGCCATGGCCTTGACGGTCTTTCCCAGACCGAGGCCTACGTCGTGGTTCAGGCCGTACCCGGCGATCTCCATGTTCATGTCGACCCCTGCCATCACCGTCTCCACGTCGGAGTCGTCCAGGGTCGACGCCATGGACACCAGCTCCAGGTAATCCATCTCCGCCACCTGGGATGAAACCGATTTAGGTGCCGTAGAGAGGGTCGATTCCTCCCTCTGAAACAGAACCTCGTTGTCCTTTTTGACGGTCACTATATTGGTATGGGTGCCCTCTATGATACAGGTGGCGTCGTGGCCCTTTCCTCCCACCTGGGCCATTACGTAGACGCCGTGTCTCGCCATATCAGCCTCAAGGGAGATAGAGCCCTCGGAGATCATCTCCTTCGCCGCCTCGATGTCCTTTCCCGTGGCGTCTTTAAGGACCTCCAAGCCGTACTGGGACTTTCCGCAAACCACCGCTAAAGCGGCGGCTATGAGGTTTCCCCTGAGCCCCCCTGTCCCCGGTATGCCTACTGCCACCCCGTTTTTGAATATGCTGTCGCTGACTATGACCGATACGGTGGAGACGTCCTCCGCCAGGGTCTCGGTCGCCTTGGCTACCGCTAAGGCAACCGCCCCTGGCTCGGTACACCCTAGTGCAGGCTTTACCTCTTGAGCTAAAAATTCTTTAATATCGAACATGGTGCCCTCCCGATGGTGTGGATATGTATTATGATATGCAAGATTATATATGATTTCTTATGGGGATCAATAGAGCCTCGTCCTTTTTCTCGGTGATATAATTCAGCCGACCGTGGTAGGATAGGTCCGTGTGATTCAGACCAGTTTAGGAGGTTTTTTTATGGTAGATGTCTCTGAGGTATACGGTAGGGCGAAAGGTCTGGCTTCCTGGCTGAGGGATCTCAGACGGGATTTTCATCGCCATCCGGAGCTTTCGATGAAGGAGTTCCGAACCTCCGATAAGGTGGCTGAGGTGTTGACGGAACTGGGTATTCCCTTTGAAAAAGGAGTAGGTGGAACGGGAATAGTTGCCCGGATCGGAGGGGAAGGCCCTGCGGTGGCCCTCCGTGCCGACATGGACGCTCTCCCTATGGACGAGGTGTCCGGCAGGGAGTACGGATCGACCTGCCCTGGGGCCATGCACAGCTGTGGTCACGACGCCCATACAGCTATGTTGCTCGGCGCTGGGTCCCTTCTGTCCTCTATGGAACTCCCCGGTCCGGTGGTGCTGGTGTTTCAGCCGGGAGAGGAGATCGCAGAAGGGGCTTCCGCTATGGTGGAGACGGGGTTTATGGAAAGCCATGATGTAAAGGCGATCTTCGGTCTTCACGTCCATATTCCCCTCTCCGTCGGTCAGATAGGGGTCAATAAAGACCGTTGCTGTGCGTCGGTGGACAACTTTCGGGCGGTCATAAAGGGCAGAAAGGCCCATGGGGCCTACCCCAATCTGGGCAAAGACGCCATCGTCATGGCGGGGCAGGCCCTAGTTCAGCTTCAATCGGTGGTCGCCAGAGAGGTAGACCCTCTGGATGGAGCTGTCCTGACCGTAGGAACTATCCACGGTGGGACAGCCCCTAACATAATCTCCGATGAGGTGGTTATGGAGGGGACGTTGCGATCCCACAGACCTCAGGATAGAGAGCTTCTATCCAGAAGGGTGGTCGAGATAGTGTCCTCAGTGGCGTCCTGTGGAGGCGGTGAGGGGGAGGTTTCCTTCAACAAAGGCTGTCCTGCTGTCATAAACGACCGGGCTATGTCCGACATGATCATCTCAACCGGCAGGGACATGCTAGGCGAGAGCGAGGTGGCCGTTCTTGAACGTCCCACCATGGGGGGAGAGGATTTTTCCTTTTTCTCTCGGAAGGTTCCTGGAGGGTTTTTCCGTCTCGGCGCGGGAAGCGAGGCTAAGGGAATAACCTATCCCGCCCACACCTCCGATTTCGATATAGACGAGGACTGTCTCCCTGTAGGGTCCGCCATGTTGACCGAGCTGGCCCTTCGGTGGCACTCCTCCAGGACCTAGAGAGGTGCACTCGATGGCGTGCCACGATAGAGCCTCTCAGGGAATGTCCGTCTCCTGGAGGGGGCTTTGGATCGATCTGGGGCTGACTTTAGGAAAGATCCTCGCCGGTTTTTTTGGAAACAGCGCCGCCATGGTTGCCGACGGGGTTCACTCACTGTCCGACGCCGTCACCGACATAGTGGCTATATGGGGCTTCAAGATGGTCTCCGTTCCGGCGGACAGCTCCCATCGCTACGGTCACGGCAAGTTCGAGACCTTATGTTCCGTTTTCGTAGGGGTGGCTTTGATAGCGGCGGGGTTGGGGATCCTGTGGGCCTCGGGGGGTCGAATTTTTCAGGCTATAGGCGGAGACTTCCCCGATGCCCCAGGGATGATAGCCCTGGTCGCGGCGACGATCTCGGTCATAGTCAAGGAGCTTCTCTACCGCTATACCCTGTCGGCGTCCATAAGGTTAAACAGCCCCGCACTGAAGGCCAACGCCTGGCATCACAGGTCCGACGCCATGTCCTCCTTAGCGACCTTGGTCGGAATAGGAGGGGCTATCATCTGGAGCGGCTGGGGGAGGGTTCTAGATCCCCTCGCAGGGGTGATCGTCAGTTTTATGGTCATAAAGGTTGGGTGGTCTATCTGTTTTGACGGAGCCGACGAGCTCATGGAGGCTTCTTTGCCTGAGGAGATTTCCCGGGAAATAGTGGGGATAGGCGAGGCAGTGGAAGGTGTAAGAGATCTCCATGGCCTTAGAACCAGGAGAATAGGGGCATCCGTCGCCATGGATTTTCATCTGCTGGTAGACCCTGATCTTTCGGTAAGAGAGGGACACGACATAGCGACAGCGGTGGAGGAAGTTATTCGAGATAGGTTTGGCGAGGATACCATAATATCGGTACACTTAGAGCCAGACGAAAGGGGAGGGGCACCTCTAAAAACTCACCCTTAGGTCCCCTCGGAGAGACCGTCCCGCCTGCGCCCTGTTTCGCCCAATCGTATACTCGACCTGCCTGTTCCGTACGAACCGCCTCGGAGGGCACGTCCTGTGCCCCCTCGGCTTGGGGCGACGTCCTGTCGCCCCATTCGTTCTACACGACGGCAGGTCGAGTATACGGGCTCAAATGGGCTCCGTCGGAACGATCTCTCCGAGGAGCAGCGTTTTTAGACGTTCCCTGTAGCTATCTCTTAACTATGGATACCCGGCACTTCTTGACTACGTCGTCGGGAAGGGCGGCTATCTTTGCGGCGTCGCTATCGCTTACCACTATGTCCACGTTTTTAGGCGACTCGACCTTGAGCGGTTTTACCGTAAGAGGGGTCGTCGCCACCCTGGGCTGGTCTTTCGCCCACCCTATGTTGCTGTGGTAATCCGCCAGTCCTGAGGCCAGGAAGTGCTCCATATCGACCTGGTCAAAACTGTACACTTCTTTCCCCGATACGGACACTACCCTGAACGTTATCGAGGGTATCAGAGGAAGGTCTCGGCAGTCCAGGACGAGGCCGGTGTTTTGAGACCTAGTCGGCGGTTTGGGCTGAGGGGCTGGGACCTTTTTCTCGTCTTTTTCCTTCTTTACCTGCTGCTGAATGGAGGGCAAGGTAGCCTGTCGGATATCCTTAAGGTATATCCTTCCCGATAGGGTGTATATCTCGCCGTCCCACTCCGAGTCGGTTATGGCGACGTTCTTTATGAACCCTGTGACGGAGGTCATAACTCGATCGTCGGCCATAAAGTTCTCCATGGTGGTCTCGGAGGTTATCTGAACTCCCTTTATGAACTCCAGAAGGTTTCTCTGAAGGTCGACGACCGCCCCTCTCCGGGCGAGGAGTTTCCCCTGTCCGGTCCCTTCTTTGCCGGTGGGCGGTACAGCCTGTCCCACCGCTTCGATGTAATCTCCTGTCCAGTTAAGCACCGCACTCTGTCCCTGCTGCACCACCGATTGCTGAGCTCCGGCGGAGGTGGCCATAAACAGCGCCAGTGCTATGGCGAAAGCCTTTCTCATGGAAAAAACCTCCCATCTTCTCTATAAGATACTCCCATGCCCCTACGTATAGTTTAGTCCGACAAATCGCTGAGGGCAAGGGTATTTTCTGTTTTGTCCTTTTTGTGTTATATGGTATTCTAAGATCGTAGAGGTGTATCTGAATAATCTGTCTCATGGGGGGGGTGGTAGCTTGGCGCGGTTAAGCCGTTTTATCCTGGTTTTTCCCCTGGTTTTCCTTTTTCTGGCCTCCGACGTCTCTTTCGGGGCGACTCTCCCTAAAGACGGAAGGGTAGCGGTGGTTATGAGAGGTTCCGGCGTGTTGGGCCGGGCGGACGTCGCTGGGGCGGCATCGGCCATAATAAGGGAGCTGTCCAAGAGGGGATACCCTGTTGTGGACAAAGACAGGCTGGATGCCATGGAGAGATCGGAGGCGGCCAGGTTGGCCCTCGAGGGAGACGTAGAGGCTATCATGGCATTAGGGCGAAAGTACGGTGTTCGCTATTACGTCCGATCGGTGGCCGACGGCCATAGGCCTGTGGTCAACGAGTTCGGTCTCTACACCGCCACTGTGACCATATCCATACAGGCCTATCGGGCTTCTGACGGAAGGTATCTTTTTGCCGACAGCACGGTAGGGAAAGAGGTAGGCTACACCTCCGAGGAGGCGGCGAGTAAGGCCCTTATGGTGGCCGCCGAGAAGGTCGCCGTCGCTTTAGCGGAAGGTGAGGTGGTCTCAAAACCTCAACCTAAGTCCGGCGGAAAAACCTATACCCTGTCGGTCTCAGGGCTAGCTGGCCTGGTCGGAGCCGAGTCCTTCAGGAAGGACCTTCAGGCCATGACTGGGGTCGATTCGGCCTATCTGAAGTCCGGGCTTGGGATGGCCTCACTGGAGGTCGTCTTTCAGGGCACGGTGGATCAGCTTGCCGGTGCTTTATTGGCTAGTTTCAGCGGATTGGTCGTGGAGGGAAAGACTCCTGGATCCCTTAAGTTGAGGATGGGGAAATAGTTTTTCACCGGAAAGGAAGTGTTTGCCTTGAGGAAAAAGTATCTGCTGGCCCTTTTGGTCGTAGCCCTTTGGACCTCCCTCGTTTTACCCGCTTTCGGAGAGGTTCGGCTCTTTGTCACTAAAAACACCGTCAAGCTTTACGACCCTGTTTTAAAGGATCACTCGGTTTTAAACGACTTTGCGGTCTCCGGCTGGAAGACCCACAACAACCTGGCGGTGGTCTGGAACGATAGGGAGGTCCTGGCCTACGATATCCGAACCCATCAGTGGATCCCTCTGACAGGGGTGTCGGTCCAGATGGCCCTTTTGACCGACGATTTCGCCATAGTATGGAACAAAGACGGCACCGCGGTGTTCGACGCATCGGTCCCCCAGTGGTTTATAGCTCCTCCAACCGTAGGGGATATAAAGACCGCCTTGCTTTCCAGAAAGATAGCCCTCGCTATGACGGACCACGAGTTTATGGTCTACGATTCGGTTCTCAGAAACTGGCAGACCGCCGCCATGGAGAACACCGACAGGACCTTCGACGGTGCGGTAGGGGATGACCTGGCGGTCTGCTGGGACGCTTACGACGTGTGTGTCTACGACATGACGATGCATCGCTGGGAGATAAAGCCTATCGCCGGTGTGCAGGCGGCGGTGGTGCTGGGCAGAGAGCTTCGGGTGGTCACGGCGGACAGGATATACACCTACGATGCCATGAAGCATCGCTGGTTCGATAAGGTTCGCTGACGCTATGTCCAGGCTCGCTTGGGGAGCTGCCGTCTTCGTCGCCGTTTTACTGTGGGGAAATGGGGCCTTCGCCATGGTTTTAGCGGTAGGTGATTTTAACGCCCACGGTGCCTCCTATTCGGTTGGACAGTCGGTCATAGAGATGCTATCCAGCCAACTCGCCGGTAACCCTCGTTTTCAGCTGGTGGAGAGAAGGCAGTTAGACGCCGTGGCCAGACAGCAGCGAATAGCCCTGTCGGGAATGGTAAATCCCGAGGAGGCGGTGTCCATAGGGAAACTGGTTGGGGCTAAGTATTACCTTCAAGGTGCGGTTAGCCACTTTGGTGTCCTCACCTTACTCACAGCCAGGCTCATGGACGTGGAGAGAAGGACGGTGGTCGCGGCCTATCAGGCTATGACCTCCGAGGGAGAGAGAGGGGTACCTCTGGCTGTCAGGACCATGGCGGCGGAGATCACCGCTTCCTTGACGGGCCCCGAGCCTGCCGGGACAGCCAGAGACGACTACAGATCCCTCCTGTACGATGCCCTGGGATACTATAACCAGGAGGATTACGGCAGGTCCCTGAGGTTCTGGGATCGAATGGTCCAGATGAGCCCTAAAAACGCCACACTCCGGTTTATAGTGGCGGCGATGCACTACAGCAGAGGTCGCTACGGGGATTCTGAGCTCTCCGCCAAAGAGGCGGTGGCATTCGATCCTGACTTCGCCGAGGCCTATTTGCTTCTCGGGAAGGCCATGTTCATGAGAGGTCGAGACTACGAGGCCACAGGTCCTCTGGAGAGGGCAATAGAACTTAACCCCAACCTGGCGGAACCCTATTTTCTCATAGGCCAGGCGTACAAAAACCGTGGAAGGCTTGAGGAAGCTATGGAGTATTTCTCCATGGCGGTGCAAAGGGACCCGAACTACGTCGGTGCCTACGTGGCATTAGGGCAGATGTTGGTGGAGGTTGCGGAGCTAAAGTTGGCCAGGCAGGTGCTTACCAGGGCGGTCCAGCTCGACAGCTCCAACGCTGGAGCCCGATTTCTGCTTGGAACCGCTATGGCTCTCGAGGGAGACGACAAAGGGGCTAGATCTCAGGTTCAGGCGTTAAAGCTCCTGGACCCTGGCTTGGCGGTAAAACTGGAGGAACTTCTAGAGTAGCCCTTGAGGGCTAGAGAGGAGAGAGATCGATATGAAGAGATTTATAGCCATGCTTTTCGCGGCGTTTATGACCCTTTCACTGGCGGGAATGGCGGTGGGCTCATTCGGTGGACACTCCTCCGGTGGAGGAGATAGTGGTGGTAGCGGAGAGGGCGGAAATGCCGGTTCCGCCGCATCCGCAGCTGCTACCAGGCAGGTCCTAGCTGCTGCGGCGATCTACTTAAAAGACGGCGATTGTGGTAAGTTTATGCCCGTTGCTAACAGAAATCTCGATAGAATGGACGAGGGGGAAAAGGGCGGGATCATGTGCCTCATGGCCAAGTGCTACTTCAAGGGCAACAACTACGATCAAGGTAAGGCCCTGATAATGACGATCCTGAAGACCCAGTACGACTCGGTAACCGAGCTTTTAGGGGATCGGGAGAAGGTCAGGACCTTGGCTTCCGCTATCTTCGCCGGTGAAGCTGGTAAGAGAGGCAAGGCCGAGGATATTCAGGAGGTCCAGAAGTTGGTGGACAAGGATTCCACCTTGGACAGGCTATTGGTCAGAGATGGAGATGGCTCGCTGGTCAGCAGGACCAAGCTATCCTACGTCCTCAGGTTTCACGAGGCCCAGGCCTACAGGAACAGCGACAGAGCCAAGGAGGCACTCTCCATCCTGAGAGAGCTTTCCTTCTCCTCCGGCAAGATCATGGTGGACGGAAAGATCGAGGGATTGAGGGACGCGGTGGACCGGATGACCGCCGAGATCCAGGCCACCGCCATTAGGTGGCTGAACAGGGTAATAGCATCGTGATCAGAAGGACTGCGGCGGCGATCGTTATGATCGCCGCCTTCTGTCCATCCGCCTGGGGTTTTGCCATGGCGGTGGCAGATTTTAAGCCTAACGGAGTTCCGTTCCATCTCGGCTCGGCGGTAAGCGAGGTTATAAGGATCGAGATGGCCTCCATACCGGGGGTGGACCTTACGGTGGTCGACGTAAACCACGTAAAAAAGGCGGCTTCAGAGCAACGAATCGGAATGTCAGGTCTGGTTGACCCTGCCTCCGCCGCAAAGGTCGGCAAGGTGGTAGGGGCCAGATACGTACTGGTTGGATCGGTGAACTCTCTAGGAGGGGAGGTCTCACTGGAGTCAAGGCTTATAGACGTGGAAACCGGTACGATCCTGGATAGCCTGTCGGTCGTCTCCTACGATGGTCAGGAGGGACTTATCGAGGCCGCCAGATTTCTGGCTGGGGATCTCAAAATGATCCTAGTCAGCGACGATGGCTAGATAGGAGGTGTCGGCTATGAAAAGACAATTAGCTTTGGCGATTTGTTCCCTGTTGCTCCTGATGTTAGGGGCTACTGGGGCTTGGTCTGTGACCATAACCACCCACGGAGGTGGGAGTCCATCGGTGGTCAGACCATCCCAGCCAGGCTCTCAGCCCAGGCCTAGCCCGAAGAAAACGGGTATAGCTCAGCTGGATCTCGCCTCTCAGGAAAAAGGGAGGCTAGCTCAGGCGATGGAACTGGCTCGGTTGACGGGAATGCAGGCCAAGGTGGCTCTGGATGATCTGGTCTCAATGGAGGGTAAAGACGTTCCCGCCGGAGAGATAAGGGCAAAACTTGTCTACGCTCAGGAGACTCTGGAGGCAATGGAAAAGGCGGGAAAGAGGCTGGAGGACTCGGCCAAGCTGGTAAGGATGACCTGGGAGGGCCGGTTTGGCCCGGAGGATCGACTGGCGGCACTGGAGGAGCTCTTTCAGGTGATGCCCGCTTTCGCCGGTTTCGACGGGGGATACGGTTTTGTTACGCCGGAGCAGGTTATCCAGCAGGAGTTTCAGAAGATAGGGAGAGGGGCCAAACAGACCTTCGAGAACGCCATGAGTACCGTGGAGGCTGGAGGGCGGGCGGTCAGAAACTTCGCTTCATATCTTGGAAACGCCGTTAAGAGCGGAGTGGGGAAGGTGACCGGTGCGGTGGCCTCAGTGCATCACAGGATAGGCAACGTGGTGGGACAGAAAAACTGGGCCACCATAATGGCGGGAACCAAGTTCACCGCCGCTGTAGTCGGCTCAGGAGTCGCCCTGGTGGTGGCACTCCCCGCCACCGCTACAGCAGCAGGGGCTCTCACAGCGGTGGCGATCTACACCGCCGCTAACGTCGGGGCTGGGGTGTCTTTCGCAAACGATATATCCACCATTCAGGGACATGGAGGCCCCGACGACCTGGATAGCGCTCTAACCAGGATCAACCAAGGGACCGCGGTTATCGGTCTGGTGACCTCCGGGAGCGGATCGGAGGTGCTGGTGAACGTAATAGGCATATCGGGGAACGAGATAATCGGGACCACCGACCTTCAGCATATGACCCCTGAGGAGCTCTCAGGCTATCTGAACGAAAGAGAGAGAAAGGAATTTCTGGAGAAGCTCGGCGCAAGACCGGAATACCGGGCCCCTACCGACATCGGTAGCGGCGGTGGCGAGGGAGAAGGAGGAGGTTCCAGCGGCGGTGACTGTGGGAATCATTGATGGCCTTTCCTTCTGATTGATTTAACGAAAACGGGGGAGGGACCAAGGTCTCTTCCCCTTTTCGTTTTGGCTATCTGTATCTGTCGTATATAGCCTGAAGTCTCCCGTCCTCTCTGGCCCCTTTAACAGGTGTATTTTCGGTGACATGCCCGAGAGTTTTGAGAGGGAGTTTCGGTCCAGAATGGAGAGTACCTCCCTGGCCGATCTGGTTAGAGAGGGATAGGTGCCGTTGAGAGGGGAAAGGTTTATGTCGGAAAAGATAATGAGAAAAATCATAGTCATAGACAGGGAAAAGTGCGATGGCTGTGGCCTCTGCGCCCAGGCCTGTCACGAGGGAGCCATTCAGATGGTGGACGGTAAGGCGGATCTGGTGAGCGAGAGCTACTGCGACGGCCTAGGTGATTGTATCGGGGAGTGCCCAGTGGGGGCCATCTCCTTCGAGGAGAGGGAGGCCGCTCCTTACGACGAGGAGGCGGTAAAAAAGCATATTGGAGGTTGCCAGGGCTGTCCTGGTACCATGGCCCGGTCCATAGGGAACGTCGAGACCGTCGAAGAGAGCCTCGCTGTGGCTCCTCCATCGTCCAGGCTAGCCAATTGGCCGGTCCAGTTGAAGCTGGTGCCGGAGAACGCTCCCTACCTTCAGGGATCCCACATAGTCATAGCGGCGGACTGCACCGCCTTCGCCCACCCCGATTTTCACAGGGTTTTCTTAGGGGATGGAAAGGTATGTCTGGTGGGGTGTCCCAAGCTGGACGATTCTGAGGCCTACAGGGAGAAGCTCGCCAGGATCATCGTCGCTAACGGTCCTAAGGCGGTTACGGTGGTCTATATGGAGGTTCCCTGTTGTGGCGGCATGGTCCGACTGGTGGAGGCCGCCATAGAGGCCGCCATGGTCGATCTGGATTACACCAAGGTAAAGCTGGCTTTACAGGGCGAGGAACTGGCCAGAGAAAGCGTGAGATATCGCTTTTCCCGCTGAGGCTAAAGGGAACCTCTAGAAACTCACCTTCGAGTCCCCTCGGAGAGACCGTCCCGCCTACGCCCTGGCCCAAACGTATACTCGACCTGCCTGTTTCGTACGAACCGCCTCGGAGGGCACGTCCTGTGCCCCCTCGGCTTGGGGCGACGTCCTGTCGCCCCATTCGCACTCAAAGGCGGCATGTCGAGTATACGGGCTCTGGGCTACGTCGGAACGGTCTCTCCGAGGATTAGAGTTCTTAGATGTTACCTAAAGGAGGTTTTTTGATATGAGCTACAGAAATTACGACGGAGATAGAGGGTCTTTCGACATCAGGGATCTGGTGTCGGTG from Dethiosulfovibrio salsuginis encodes:
- a CDS encoding L-cysteine desulfidase family protein; this translates as MFDIKEFLAQEVKPALGCTEPGAVALAVAKATETLAEDVSTVSVIVSDSIFKNGVAVGIPGTGGLRGNLIAAALAVVCGKSQYGLEVLKDATGKDIEAAKEMISEGSISLEADMARHGVYVMAQVGGKGHDATCIIEGTHTNIVTVKKDNEVLFQREESTLSTAPKSVSSQVAEMDYLELVSMASTLDDSDVETVMAGVDMNMEIAGYGLNHDVGLGLGKTVKAMAGELYDRDLASQIRAIAAAASDARMDGASLPVMSSAGSGNHGLTAILPVYVAGKFHGKNRREIAEAIAFSHLSTSFTKSRMGRLSPVCGCAVAAGAGAAAGIVHLLGGSVDQSTKAMEVVLGNLVGMVCDGAKETCALKVSTGAAEAYCAAMVALEGKYLKGTQGVVDPSDISKTVDNAVALNVRGMKDVDRVVIDIVSKRNL
- a CDS encoding M20 metallopeptidase family protein is translated as MVDVSEVYGRAKGLASWLRDLRRDFHRHPELSMKEFRTSDKVAEVLTELGIPFEKGVGGTGIVARIGGEGPAVALRADMDALPMDEVSGREYGSTCPGAMHSCGHDAHTAMLLGAGSLLSSMELPGPVVLVFQPGEEIAEGASAMVETGFMESHDVKAIFGLHVHIPLSVGQIGVNKDRCCASVDNFRAVIKGRKAHGAYPNLGKDAIVMAGQALVQLQSVVAREVDPLDGAVLTVGTIHGGTAPNIISDEVVMEGTLRSHRPQDRELLSRRVVEIVSSVASCGGGEGEVSFNKGCPAVINDRAMSDMIISTGRDMLGESEVAVLERPTMGGEDFSFFSRKVPGGFFRLGAGSEAKGITYPAHTSDFDIDEDCLPVGSAMLTELALRWHSSRT
- a CDS encoding cation diffusion facilitator family transporter; translated protein: MACHDRASQGMSVSWRGLWIDLGLTLGKILAGFFGNSAAMVADGVHSLSDAVTDIVAIWGFKMVSVPADSSHRYGHGKFETLCSVFVGVALIAAGLGILWASGGRIFQAIGGDFPDAPGMIALVAATISVIVKELLYRYTLSASIRLNSPALKANAWHHRSDAMSSLATLVGIGGAIIWSGWGRVLDPLAGVIVSFMVIKVGWSICFDGADELMEASLPEEISREIVGIGEAVEGVRDLHGLRTRRIGASVAMDFHLLVDPDLSVREGHDIATAVEEVIRDRFGEDTIISVHLEPDERGGAPLKTHP
- a CDS encoding tetratricopeptide repeat protein — encoded protein: MSRLAWGAAVFVAVLLWGNGAFAMVLAVGDFNAHGASYSVGQSVIEMLSSQLAGNPRFQLVERRQLDAVARQQRIALSGMVNPEEAVSIGKLVGAKYYLQGAVSHFGVLTLLTARLMDVERRTVVAAYQAMTSEGERGVPLAVRTMAAEITASLTGPEPAGTARDDYRSLLYDALGYYNQEDYGRSLRFWDRMVQMSPKNATLRFIVAAMHYSRGRYGDSELSAKEAVAFDPDFAEAYLLLGKAMFMRGRDYEATGPLERAIELNPNLAEPYFLIGQAYKNRGRLEEAMEYFSMAVQRDPNYVGAYVALGQMLVEVAELKLARQVLTRAVQLDSSNAGARFLLGTAMALEGDDKGARSQVQALKLLDPGLAVKLEELLE
- a CDS encoding CsgG/HfaB family protein, coding for MIRRTAAAIVMIAAFCPSAWGFAMAVADFKPNGVPFHLGSAVSEVIRIEMASIPGVDLTVVDVNHVKKAASEQRIGMSGLVDPASAAKVGKVVGARYVLVGSVNSLGGEVSLESRLIDVETGTILDSLSVVSYDGQEGLIEAARFLAGDLKMILVSDDG
- a CDS encoding ATP-binding protein, which encodes MRKIIVIDREKCDGCGLCAQACHEGAIQMVDGKADLVSESYCDGLGDCIGECPVGAISFEEREAAPYDEEAVKKHIGGCQGCPGTMARSIGNVETVEESLAVAPPSSRLANWPVQLKLVPENAPYLQGSHIVIAADCTAFAHPDFHRVFLGDGKVCLVGCPKLDDSEAYREKLARIIVANGPKAVTVVYMEVPCCGGMVRLVEAAIEAAMVDLDYTKVKLALQGEELARESVRYRFSR